The DNA sequence GCCCCGGCCTTCTCGGTGAGCAGATCAACGACCTTGCCCTTGCCCTCATCGCCCCACTGGGTGCCGATGACTACTACATTCTTCCCCATTTTCCGCTCTCTCTCACAAAGAACCCCGCATTTTCGGTGCGGGGTCATCGCCTTGGCGTGTTATTTGGAATAGCTTTCGTAACTGCTGGCCGGTCGTGCTAACCCCGGCTGGTGTACCAGATTACTTCGTCGCCGGGCTCCTCGCAATGACAGCGAAGGGAGGCTCCTCGAGAATATCGATGTCGCTGGCACTCTTTGCGGTGCTTGTGAAGTCCCCTAAAGACCTTCGACCTGCCAGCGACCCTCTCTTTCCGCCAGCTGCCGATCACAATCCATATCGGCCGCTGCACCCTGCTGGCCAGGAAGCGCCTGGACGACACGCTCGCCGTTCCTGCGCAGCTCGGCAATCGCCGCATCCAGGGCGGCGTCGTCGGCGCAAGGTGCAAAGATACCACGAATCGGGCCGGAATCATCACTGGCCAGGGAGAGCACCTCCCGCAGATCGGCGCTGAACCCCGTAGCCGGCCGGTCCCGCCCGAAGACACGGGCGATGCCATCGTACCGCCCACCCTGGGCGATTGCCTGGCCACGGCCGGGTACGAATGCGGCAAACACCACCCCGGTGTGGTAGTGATATCCCCGTAATTCGGCCAGATCGAAGTGTACGGATACCTCAGCGCGTTGCCCGACCGCACCGGCTACCCGCCGCAGATTATCCAATGCCGCATTCACCTCGTCGCCGGCGCCGGCGAGCGCCTCACGGGCCTCTTCCAGGATTTCAGGGCCACCGTTCAGGTCGGCGAGTGCCAAAAGGGCATCCGCAGCCGTTTTCTCGAGCTCGGCAGTGGCTAGGATTTCGGTGATTTCAGGTTTTGCCTTTCGCTGCAGTGCATCGAACAGGCG is a window from the Thiohalomonas denitrificans genome containing:
- a CDS encoding ATP phosphoribosyltransferase regulatory subunit, translating into MVDTDRWLLPEGIEELLPPEAERLERVRRRLLELYRTWGYRQVIPPFIEYLDSLLTGAGNDLDLETFKLTDQLSGRLMGVRADMTPQVARIDASQLQREEPTRLCYLGTVLRTRPASHGGTRSPMQVGVELYGHAGPESDREVLALMVETLLEAGLGRVYLDLGHVGIFRGLARRAGLDADTENRLFDALQRKAKPEITEILATAELEKTAADALLALADLNGGPEILEEAREALAGAGDEVNAALDNLRRVAGAVGQRAEVSVHFDLAELRGYHYHTGVVFAAFVPGRGQAIAQGGRYDGIARVFGRDRPATGFSADLREVLSLASDDSGPIRGIFAPCADDAALDAAIAELRRNGERVVQALPGQQGAAADMDCDRQLAEREGRWQVEGL